DNA sequence from the Prochlorothrix hollandica PCC 9006 = CALU 1027 genome:
AATTGGAAGTGGTTCCCCGCCGCTGTCAGCAGCGATCGCCCCAACTGTTGATCCCAGACCTGGGCCAGTTGCCCCGTGGCCGGATCCAGGGTTACCCGGAGGTATGGGTTGGCCAGGGTCCAAGTCTGGGGATCCCAGGTGGCTTCAGGAGTGGTCTGGGGAACGGCTCCAGGTACTCGTTCAGACCCTCGTTCAGACCCTCGTTCAGACCCTCGTTCAGACCCTCGTTCAGAAAATACCGGTGTAGCGTCCTCCACACCGGGCACCAACCAATAGAGGTGATAGCCCAGGGGGGGCACCGTTGCCGTAAACAGCAGGTCTCCCTCAGGGGTGGTTTGGCTGGGGCAGGGCTGACCGTCGGCGCTGTGGATCTGGTAGACCGTCCCCGGATCTCCCCCAGGCTGGGGCAGGGTTACGGCCTGCGATCGCCGCCAGTTGAGGGCATTGAACACCACCCAGGGCTGGGCAGCGGGGTGGGGCGGTGGCGGCAGGGTAATGGCTTGGGCTAGGGTTTGCAGCGATCGGGTCTCAATGCGGTGAGCCGTGGCTAGGGCCATTTGCCAATGCGGATTAACGGTGTCATAGACCTCAGGGATGGAGGAACCGGGCAAAATATCATGGAATTGATTAAATAAGACCTTTTTCCAGGCTATTTCTAGGTCAGCGCTGGGGTGGGGCACTGAGACCACCAGAGTCGCTAAGGAGGCCCACAGTTCTGCTGCGTAGAGATCATGCTCACAGCGGCGGTTAAACCATTTTTGCTCCCCATGGCTGGTGTAGCAGCCCCGATGCAGTTCTAGGTACAGATCACTCTGCCAGGGGCTGAGATTCGGCTGGATTCGGCATAGGTTTGGTGAGGGTGGGGCGATCAACTCCCCAGCGATCAACTCCCCAGCGATCGGATCTTCAGCGATCGACTCCCCAGCGATCGACTCCCCAGCGATCGGATCCCCAGCGATCGACTCCCCAGCGATCGAGTCTCCAGCGATCAACTCCTCAGCGATCAACTCCCCAGCGATCAACTCCCCAGCGATCGACTCCCCAGCGATTGCGACTCCAGGAATCCCATCCCCCGCGATCGAGTCCCCTACAACAGACCACCCCAAAGGGGCAGTGAGGGCCGGGGTGCCGGGGGTTAAGGGATCCAGAGAGTCCAGTTCCCGATCCAAATAGTCATGGAGCCGGGTCCACTGGAGCCGGGGAAACAGGGGCGATCGCTGCCAGCGGCGCACCGTCTGCACCATGTCTCGGCTGGGTCCCCCCCCATGGTCTCCCACCCCCGGCAACCACAAGCTGCCCCGTAAACCCGTGGTCTTCTCCCAGTCAGAGGCCGCTGTGGCCAGGGCCAGGGCATCCACCCCCCTGCCAATGGGGGCAGTCATCACTCCCCAAACAGGGGTGCCATCGGGAGATTGCCAAGGAAAAAGGCGCTGGGGAAACGTATTCGTGTCATTCCACGTTAGTTTCTGGGTCAAAAAGTAATCTACACCCCCCTGGCGTAGAATTTGGGGCAACTGCCAGCCAAAGCCAAAGGTGTCCGGCAACCAAGCGACCCGGTTGATCTGCCCCAAGTGTTCCTGGCTATAGCGTTGGCCATAGAGCACCTGACGCACCATGGCTTCCCCGCCACTGAGCACCAAATCCGGCTCCACCCAGAGACCGGCGATCGATTCCCAGCGGCCCTGATCAAACCGCGATCGCAGGCGGTTAAAGAGGGCGGGACGGTGCTGCTGTAACCAGGCAAACAGGGCGGGACTGGAGTGGCCAAAGGTCAGTTCTGGAAACTGGTCTTGGAGGTGTAGCACCGATCGAAAGGTGCGCTCTGCCACCTCCCAGGTTTCCGCCACGGGCCAGAGCCATGCCAGATCTAAATGGGCATGACCCACCAGATAAATGGTGCGCTGGCGCAACCACTGTCCCCAAGGCTGAAGCTGTTGCCGTAGGGCCATCAGGCTCTGGTCTAACCGGGGGCGATCCACCAGGGGCCGATCGACGGAGACGGGATCGACGGAGACGGGATCGACGGGGGAGCGATCCACGGGGGAACCCTGGCCCAGGGGTAAAGATCCCAATCGATGGACTACGGGGGCGATCGCCCGCTGGAGATCCCCTAAAATCGCCGGTTCCAGCCGCTGACCATAGGCCACCAGACTGGCCAGTTCCTGGGCCACAAACTGGGGTTCCGGGCAGGTGTGGCTGGGGTCGAGGTGGGTTCCTGCTTCAAATTGCACTTGGCTGCTGACCAAGGCTCCCGGATCATGGCCAGGACTGACCAGGCGCACCATCACCCCAAAACTATCCCCCTCCTGGCAACAGTCCGTTAAGACCACCCGGGCGGCACAGTCAAACAGGTCCCCCTCCTGCACCAACACCCCATCCACAAAAATCGCCGCCGCCTCAGCCCACCAACTCAAGGCCAACTTAGCCTCCAATCCCCCCAGATCATAGCCCCAGCGGTGGGCCGGTAGGGTGATCCGCTGCCCCAACCACAGCACCCGCCGCCCTTGGTCCCAGGCAATGTGGCCGCGATCGTTGACGGTCACTGGCTCCCACTGCTGCCAGACATCCCCCGTCCCTGAACTCCCCCAGCCCCCCGCCCCCGGCTCTTTCCCTCCCCATGCCCGCCACTGGCCTTGCAGGGGCATTTGGCCCAACGTCCCTAAGGTTTGGCAAACTGCCTCAATCTGGCGGTAATCACCCCGGCTTTGATCATCGTTCTCCTGCTGGCCCATCACCCCTCATCTCCCTGGATTGTTGTAACACCGGATTGTTGTAACACCGGATTGCTGTAACACCGGATTGCTGTAACACCCGATTGCTGTAACACCGGATTGTTGTAATACCAGGTTATCTCCCCAGGGGTTCTTGGCCCTACGATTCCCCCTTGGCATCACCCCTTGGCATCACCCCTTGGCATCACCGGAGTCTGGCAAGGTTGGGGTTGGCCCTAGGTTGGCCCTAGCTCTGGGGCGGCGGTCGTCGAGACCGGGGTCGATCGCCCAAACACCACTACCTCATCCCGTTCATAGCGCTGCTCAAAGGTATTGGACTGCACCAGGTAATCCAAGATCCGTTGGTGGGTGGCTTGATCACTGCCCCAACCGGGATGGCGACCATTGAGCACCACATAATCAAAGCGATCCACCTCCTCCACCGCCTGACCCACCAAGGTTTGGCGGATCAGCGATCGTTGGGATAACTGGGGCGCAATATTGGAGGTGGTCAAGACTCCCCCTTTAGTGGTCACGGCGGCGATCGCCCCACGGGTGGCCTGCCAGGTGTCCAACTGGTTGAGGTAAATGCTCCAGAAATAGCCCGGTTTAGCCAAGGCCACAAACCCCACCACCGCCCACCCCAGCATCAGTTGGCGGCGGCGCAGCCAGGTTCGATCGGAAGTCAGGGCTGCCAGGACCATCAACACCAGAAACGGTAAAATCGGCACGGAATATTGATGGACTAAATCCCGCTGGGTGTCGGCATCGGACAATAAATTTAAGACAAACTGGGGCAGGGCGGGAATTAACATCACCCAATTTCGGTAGTGCAATCCCCACACATAGGGAATGAGCAAGAGTACAGCATATTCAAGACTGGAGAGCTGAAAGAGATGCCCTAGGATAATCTGGGGATTTTTCACCAGATTCAGCCCAATGTCTAAGACAGAATCCCCCAAATAGTCGTAACGGCCCACGGCTGCGTGTTCTCCCCCGGTGAAGTAGGGGAAAATAACCTGGGTGGAAAACAGAAACCAGGCAGTGCTCAGGCCAGCGGCGATCGCCCCGCAGATGCGCCGTTGTTCAAAACACCAGAGCCACACCCCCACCATGATTAAGGTCAGGGATAACACGGCCTTGGAGGCTAAGATCAAGAGAATCCAGGCCGTAAAGGGTATAATTCGCCGCGATCGCGCCGCCAGCACTGCCCCCAAAATGCCAGGGATGGCAATGACATCGGAGTGAAAGTCAAACAGATTGACATTAAAAACCACGGGGGACAGGAGATAAACCAGGGTCAGGGTGTTGGCTAAACTCCGGGACAATCCCCCTTGGATGGCCAGTAACCACACCAAGGGCGCTGCCCCCCCCAGGGCGATGGCCTGGACAGCAAACAGCCAGTGGACATCGGCATAGAGGCGATAGAGGAGGGCCAGGGGATAGAAAATAAAGGCCGCATGATCCCCCAGGATATGAAAGCCTGAAAAGGAAACGATGGGGGTTGGCCTTGGCTAATGAGATAGATGCCTTGGTCAAACCAGGCTAAATCAAAGGCAGTGGATCGGAAGAGACCATGGCGCAGGCTGCTGCAACCGAAGAGGAGCAGAACAGTCCCCAGGCTGAGGAACCAGATGGAACGGGGGATCCAGGGCAAGGGTGCGGGGGGGGACACTGAGGCATCAGTCATGGGCGGTGTTTCAGGAGCAGTTTTTGGCGGGGACTGTGGGGGATGAGCTTGATTTTTTTGAGTGGAGTGTGTTGTATGAGCGATGGCAAGGGACGCAGCAACGGCTTCAGATTTTGTTGCCATAGATGCAAATTTCAAGAGGGGTGAGGGTTTAGGCGCTGATGAGGGAGAGAGAAGTGGGGGTGGTGTGGCAGGTGAGCCGATCGTAGCCGACGGTGAGTTCAAAGAGGTCGGTGTAAAAAATAGCGGTGGATCGATCGCCTTGGGTTTGCAGTTGCAGATCGATGAGGTCAGCGGGTTCGGAGTCTGGGAGCGCGGGGTTGAGGTCTGGGGATAGGGGTTGCCAGCGGATATCGTAGCACTGGTGTAGGGTTAGGGTAAAGGGCAAATTTTGACCGTGGGGGTCGTATAGTCCTTGAATGACAAGGGTTTTCCCCCAGTTTTGTAACTGAATCTCTGTAATGAGGGAGGTAAAGTCTCCAAGGCCGAAGGGTTCGAGGGCTTCTAGCATTGAATGGTTTCTCCGGTATTGTGGGTTCGAGCCTACATTCCGCAGGTTGGAGTGCAGCTTTTATAATTTGTCAGTTGTGTCGGGGAGTGGAGAATGGGAGTCAAAGTAGAGAACCTGGATCACCTGGGTATCGTCGCCGGGATCATTGACGACCTGGGTATCGTGGAGCAAATTGACGCGGCGGTGGGGACTGCTGCCCAGTCCAAAGTCAGCCCGGGTCAGGCCGTCAAAGCGATGATTCTGAACGGATTAGGATTTGTGAGCGCCCCCTTGTACCTGTATGGGAAGTTTTTTGAAGGGAAGGCAGCAGGACACCTGCTCGGGGAAGGGATAACAGGGGAGATGCTCAATGATGACCTGCTGGGTCGAGTGCTAGACCGGTTGTGGCGCTATGGGGTGAGTGAGTTGTTCAGCGTGATTGCGATGAGAGCGTTCCAGGTGTTTGGGTTGGCTCCCGTGAGTTATCACTTAGACTCCACGAGTTTATCGGTCCAGGGCCAATACAGAGCGAAGTCAGAAGCAGCGGAGGAGGAGCCGGTAGAGGAGCAAGGGGAAGGGCGAGAAGAGCCGAAGCCAGAGGTCTCCCCCGAGGGAGGAGAGGAGAGCGAACCCGCTGTCATCGAGATTACCTACGGCTATTCTCGGGATCATCGTCCCGACCTGAAACAGTTCATGATGGACGTGATTTGCAGCGGGGACGGGGGAGTGCCCCTGATGCTCAACTTAGGGGATGGGAACCAAAGTGATACCGCCGTGTTCAGTCAGCGGATCGCCGCATTTCGGAAGCAGTGGAGCGTAGAGGGACTGTTTGTGTCAGACAGTGCTCTCTACAGTGAAGAGAACTTACAGGCGCTGAGGGGGTTGCAGTGGTTAACCCGAGTGCCATTGCGCCTGAAAGCAGCCCAGGAAGCCGTGAGCAACCTCAGTATCGATGCCTTCCAAGGGAGTCAGACGAAGGGGTACCGCTTTGCCACCCTCTGTAGTGATTATGGTCAAGTGCAACAACGCTGGGTTGTGTTTGAGTCGGCGGTTTCCCGGCAGCAAGACCTCAAACTGCTGGATAAGCAGGTGAAAAAGGCGGAGGCGGAGGCGAACCGGCAGGCCAAGCAACTGAGCCAGATAGAGTTTGCCTGTGCTGAAGATGCCCATCAAGCGGGAGAGCAGTGCGGCAAGACGTGGCGCTATCATCAGGTGGAGTCTGTCTCTGTCACGGAGAAGGCGCATTATCCCAAACGAGGACGACCCAAGCCCGACGAGCAACCTCAACGCCTCTCCTGTCACGCCACGATTACCCTAACGCTGGATACAGTCGCTGTGGCTACGGCTCAGCGCAAAGCCGGTCGTTTCATCCTGGCAACCAATAACCTAGATGAACAAGCCCTCAGTGCCGATGACTTGCTCAAATTCTACAAACAACAACTGTATTCAGAGCGGGGGTGGCGTTTCCTCAAAGACCCCCTCTTTTTCACCTCCAGTGTCTTTTTGAAGACTCCTCGACGCATCATGGCCTTAGCCATGGTCATGACTCTCGCTTTGATGGTCTATACCTTGGCAGAACGACGGTTGCGACAGGCTTTACACAACACTCAGCAGACCGTTCCTGACCAAAAAAATAAGCCGACCCAAACCCCCACCCTCCGCTGGATTTTCCAGTGTTTTCAGTCCATTCATCTCCTGTGGCTTGACGAACAGAAGCTCATCTCTAACCTCAAGTCGTTTCATCTTCAGGTGTTAGCTCTGTTGGGTCCCTCTTGCCAAAAATATTATTCCCTACCCTGAAACTGCGGAATGTGCGATTGGGGGGAGATTTCTTTGATTACCATTGGTTAGATGAAAACCGCCTGCGCCTCTATTTGATGGATGCCGCAGGCCATGGTTTGCGGGCGGCACTGTTTTCGGTGTCGGTACAAAACTTTATTAAGTCGTTTTCGTTAGCCAATCAAACCGTTGATCTCTGCGATCCATCCCAGGTGTTGCAATTGGTTAATGATAGCTTTCAGATGGCAGACCACCATGATCAATATGTGACGCTGTGGTATGGGATTTTCGATCGCCGCACCCAACAGTTAACCTACAGCAGCGCAGGCCACCCCCCCGCCATTCTGATCTCGCCCCAGGTTTACCAGCAATTACCAGCCACGGGAATCCCCATCGGGGTTTTAAAAACCACCCCCTTTCCGTCCCAAACCTACACAGTTCGGCCCGGTAGTAGCCTGAATATTTTTAGTGATGGTATCTATGAACTGGTGAATTTGTCCGCCAACGCAAACGAACGGGAGCAAGGGGTCGGGGATACGGGGGCGATCGCAGCGGTTACGGATCCGGATCCCTCTAGTGATCCCAGTGCCAGTAACTCTGATGGCGGGAACTGGCCAGAGGTGCCCGTGGAACCCGGATCAGCCCCAAAGATCTATGGTTTATCTCGTTTTCTAGATCTTTTACATATCTTTGATACAAAATCAAATACCCCCCTGACATGGCTACCCCAGGAGGTTTTGCACCAAACGGGGCAGCAACACTTTCCCGATGATTGTTCCCTGGTGCAAGTCCAGTTTGACAGTTGGCTATAGGGCACCTCGATTAATGGGGTTGGGCAGCTTCGCCGCCCGCCTCAACCCTGATTCTTACGTTGGCACAGGGGCGAGAATAGGGATTTTTCGAGGTGCCCTACAGCAACCCTAAATCAGTTGTAAGGATCTCGACGGCTGAAACCCTTGGTGTGGTGTGCCCCCTCCGGGGGCACACCACACGACCCATTTAGGACTGCTGTATAACAAACCGAGGTTATAAACCCAGGGCACGATCGCCGATGGCCCGGTGAATACGATCGAGACACTCCGCCAGGGGCAGCGCCCCCAACTCCCCAGCCGTGCGGGTGCGGAGATTCAGGGCTTGGGACTCCACTTCCTTAGCGCCCACCACCGCAATGACCGGAATCTTTTGTTTTTCCGCATTGCGTACCATCTTGCCCAGGCGATCGCCGCTGTGGTCCACTTCCGCCCGGATCCCCAGAGCCTGCATTTGGGCCGCCACATCCTGGACAAAGGGGCGAAACTCCTCGGTGACCGGCAACAGACGCACCTGCACCGGAGCCATCCACAGGGGGAAATTGCCCACATACTCCTCGATTAAAATGCCGATTAACCGCTCTAGGGAACCAAAGGGGGCGCGGTGAATCATCACGGGGCGCTGGCGACTGCCATCCTCCGCCACATACTCTAAATTGAACCGTTCCGGCAGATTATAGTCCACCTGCACCGTCCCCAACTGCCACTCCCGCTCCAGGGCATCCTGGAAAATAAAGTCCAGCTTCGGACCATAGAACGCCGCTTCGCCAATGCCCTCAAAGGTTTGCATCCCCAGGGTCTCCGCTGCGTTGCGAATGGCGGACTCTGCCTTATTCCAGGCATCATCAGAGCCAATATACTTATCCGACTCCGGATCCCGGAAACTGAGGCGGGCTTTGAAGTTGGTCAGGTGCAAACTGCGGAACACCGTCAGGATCAGATCCACCACCTTGAGGAACTCAGCGGCCAACTGATCCGGGGTCACAAACAGGTGGGAGTCATCCACCGTAAAGCCCCGCACCCGCGTCAGTCCCCCCAGTTCCCCCGACTGTTCGTAGCGATAGACCGTGCCGAACTCCGCCAGCCGCATGGGCAGTTCCCGGTACGATCGCAGTTCGTTTTTATAAATTTGGATGTGGAAGGGGCAGTTCATGGGCTTCAGCACAAACCCCTGCTCCGCCAGTTGGGCCACGGGATCCTCCGCCATCATGGGGAACATATCGTCTTTGTAGTTCTGCCAGTGGCCCGACACCTTGAACAGATCGACCCGGCCAATGTGGGGGGTGACCACGGGCAAATAACCCCGCTTGGTTTGCTCCCCTTTCAAGAAATCTTCCAGGGTCGATCGCAGCACCGTTCCCTTGGGAGTCCAGAGGGGCAACCCCGGACCCACGGGGTCACTGAACAGAAACAACCCCAACTCTTTCCCCAGACGGCGGTGATCCCGCTTGAGGGCTTCCTCCTTGCGCCGCTTATATTCCGCCAATTGCTCCGGGGTCTCCCAGGCGGTGCCATAGATGCGTTGCAGTTGGGCCTTGGTTTCATCCCCCCGCCAGTAGGCACCGGCCACGGTTTCCAGGGCGATCGCCTTGGGATCCAGTTCGCTGGTGTTGTCGATGTGGGGACCGGCACAGAGATCCCACCATTGATCCCCCATGTGGTAGAGGGTGATCGGCTCCTGGATGCCATCCAGGATCTCCCGCTTGTAGGGTTCCCCCAGGGCGGCAATGCGGGTCTGGGCTTCCTCTCGGCTCACCTCTTCCCGCACCATGGGCAGCTTTTTGCGAATAATCTTGTCCATCTCCTTTTTGATGGCCTTGAGGTCAGCCTCAGAAAAGGGCTGATCAATGTCAAAGTCATAGTAAAAGCCGGTCTCTGTCCAGGGTCCAATGGTCACCTGCGCCTGGGGAAAGAGGGTTTGCACCGCCATGGCCAAAACATGGGAGGTGCTGTGGCGGATCCGCTTGAGGCGATCGGACTCGCTGGTGCGGGGCAGGTGAACCGTGGACTGTTCAGGGGAAGGGGACATAGGAGGATGGGGGGTAAAGTCAGGGCAGATAAGGACAACGGGCCGGATCGGGGCAGAGTTAGGCAAAATCGCCCCCCCCACCTTAGCCCGCCAGGGGAGGGCAAGGCTAGGGGATCCCGGTTTGCTGAGCCTAGGGGGGCGTGGGATGAACTATAACAAAAGAAGACTACGTTAAGATTATAAGAACCGAGCCTGCCTCGGTCCTGTTTTTGCACGTCTTTTGCACTTCGCTGGGGGCAGCGCTTATGTTACATCTCATTTATCTGTTGGCCTTTACTATCCTGGCGGTGGTGGCCCTGACCAATCTGTTTCGCAATCTGTTTGCCATGGGGTCTCAGCAGCGCCAGGATCCCGGACTCAACGGCTCCAACGCCCCTAGGCCGCGCCAAGTCCCCCATCCTGAGTTTTTGGATGATGCGGGCAACGTGGTCAATGAACCCTTGTTGGTGATGCGATCGGTGCAGGTGGAAGATGTGCGCAGCCGTTTAGATGCCCTCTATGACGCATCTCCCAGCGGCCTGGAGGACAGCACCGACGAGGAATAAGACCCTGAGCCGGGACCCTTGCGATGCCCTCGCGGTCTCGGTAGGCTAGAGCCTGTACTGCTGTGAGTGGGGTTAGCCATGCAGATAATCGCCGGAGACGTGGGGGGAACTAAAACTATTTTGCATCTGGTGGATGTGCCGGAGAGACCACCGACCTTCGGGGAAGAGCCGTTTCGTCTCCACACCTTGCACCAGGGAACCTATACCAGTGCCCATTACCCTGATTTGGCCCCGATCGTGACGCAGTTTTTGGGGGAAGCCCGATCGGCGGGCTGGAAGATCCAAGCCGAGGGAGCCTGTTTTGCCATTGCCGGCCCTGTGATCCATAACACCTGTCGCCTCACCAATTTGGATTGGTCCTTGACGGGAAACCGGCTGGCCCAGGATTTGCAGGTGCCGTCGGTCGAGTTGATCAATGATTTTGCGGCGGTGGGCTATGGGGTCTTGGGGCTGGGGGAGGGAGACCTCTGTACCTTGCAGGTGGGCGATCGCGATACCACCGCCCCCATTGCCGTCCTCGGAGCCGGAACGGGCCTGGGGGAAGCTTTTTTAATCCGCCAGAAGGCAGAATCGGGCGACCAGTACCAGGTGTTTGCCTCGGAGGGGGGCCACACCAGTTTTGCGCCGCGATCGACCCTAGAATTTGAGCTATTGCAGAATATCCAGGATCGCCACCAGGTGGAGCGGGTGTCCGTGGAGCGGGTGGTGTCGGGCCAGGGGGTGGTGGCGATCTACCAGTTTTTGCGGGATTGCTACAAGCGCCCGGAGGATGCCCTGGTGGCGGGGGTGTTGCGCCAGTGGGAACAGGAACCCCCCACCGCCAAGACCCTGGATCCCGCCGCCACCATCGCCCAATCCGCCGATCGCGATCCCCTCTGCCAGGAAACCCTGGAACTGTTCATCACCGCCTATGGGGCGGAGGCGGGGGACATGGCCCTGAAGCTGCTGCCCTATGGGGGGCTGTATGTGGCGGGGGGCATTGCGGCTAAAAATCTGGCTTTGATGCGATCGGGGCTGTTTATGGATGCGTTCCAGGCCAAGGGGCGGGTCAGTGGGATGCTGGATCGGGTGCCGGTGCAGATCGTCCTCAACCCAGAGGTGGGCCTGATTGGAGCCGCTCTGTATGGGTCACGCTTAACCCTTAGTCGATCGGGGCAATAACCCGATGGGGGCAATAACCCGATCGGGGCAATAACCCAATCGGGGCAATAACAGAAAAAACGCTAGGGGCACAGGAGCGTATTTCTGCCCCGCTGGGGCTACCCTGTACCCATAACTGGGAGTATTGCTAATCCTCTGGGGCGATCGCCCGATTAAACCACCCCTAACCCCTCCAGGGAGGGGAATAAGAGCGAATTCCTCCCCCTCTGGGGAAGGGTCCGGGGGGTGGGTCAACCTATGACACCAGCAGATAACGCTTTATCACTTGCTGCGGCGATCGCCCGGTTAAACCACCCCTAACCCCTCCGGGGAGGGGAATAAGAGCGAATTCCTCCCCCTCCTTGGAGGGGGCTGGGGGGTGGGTCAACCTATGACACCAGCAGGAGCTATTGCCATAGGGACTGACAAAATTGGCCAGAATCCAAGACCACTAGCAGAATCAGGAAACCCGATCCCCAAATTGGCCGAAACCCGGTAGGGGCGGGGTTCCCCCGCCCAAAGCAAAACCTTGTGTCAGTCAACCCGCTAAAGCACTGTCCGCCAAATCCCCACAGCCTTGGAAAAAGGGCTGGAGTCGGGCCGCAATGGCAGCTACCCCCCCCGCCACATTGGACTCAATATTCAACGGCATCACGGGATCATGGAGGGACAGGCGCAACAGGAACCAACCCGACTCCCCCGGACTGCCGCAGGCAATGCGCACCCCTTCATAGTTTTTCGGCACAATCTCCCAGTCTGGTTGCTGGCCAGCAAAATCCTGGAGCGCCGCGATCACCTGGGTGCCATAGGTCTTAAAGTCTTCAGCCTTGATCTTCAGGCGAAATTCTTGACTTTCCACCGGTTCTTGTAAGTTAGCAATCAAATCCGTAATACTGCGGCCCGCCACCTTGGATTTTGATAATTCCACCAGTAACTTACTGACCAGATAGGCTCCGTCATCGAGAAAGTAGTTTTCCCGCATAGCTCCATGGCCAGAGGTTTCGATCGCCAGCCAAGACTCCTGCCCCGCCTTATTCAGCCCCACCGCTTCGTTAATGACATTTTTATAGCCCCGCTTAAACCGGTGGTGGGTGCCCCCTAGGTGCTGTTCAATAAACTGGGTCAGGCCATCGGAGGTGATGGAGTCGGTGACAATGGTGGAGGCGGGATGCTCCTGGAGAACAACGGCGGAAATTAGGGCAATCAGCCGGTTACGGTTGAGTTCTTTGCCCTGGCTGTCCACGGCTGCG
Encoded proteins:
- a CDS encoding IS1634 family transposase, which codes for MGVKVENLDHLGIVAGIIDDLGIVEQIDAAVGTAAQSKVSPGQAVKAMILNGLGFVSAPLYLYGKFFEGKAAGHLLGEGITGEMLNDDLLGRVLDRLWRYGVSELFSVIAMRAFQVFGLAPVSYHLDSTSLSVQGQYRAKSEAAEEEPVEEQGEGREEPKPEVSPEGGEESEPAVIEITYGYSRDHRPDLKQFMMDVICSGDGGVPLMLNLGDGNQSDTAVFSQRIAAFRKQWSVEGLFVSDSALYSEENLQALRGLQWLTRVPLRLKAAQEAVSNLSIDAFQGSQTKGYRFATLCSDYGQVQQRWVVFESAVSRQQDLKLLDKQVKKAEAEANRQAKQLSQIEFACAEDAHQAGEQCGKTWRYHQVESVSVTEKAHYPKRGRPKPDEQPQRLSCHATITLTLDTVAVATAQRKAGRFILATNNLDEQALSADDLLKFYKQQLYSERGWRFLKDPLFFTSSVFLKTPRRIMALAMVMTLALMVYTLAERRLRQALHNTQQTVPDQKNKPTQTPTLRWIFQCFQSIHLLWLDEQKLISNLKSFHLQVLALLGPSCQKYYSLP
- a CDS encoding PP2C family protein-serine/threonine phosphatase; amino-acid sequence: MPKILFPTLKLRNVRLGGDFFDYHWLDENRLRLYLMDAAGHGLRAALFSVSVQNFIKSFSLANQTVDLCDPSQVLQLVNDSFQMADHHDQYVTLWYGIFDRRTQQLTYSSAGHPPAILISPQVYQQLPATGIPIGVLKTTPFPSQTYTVRPGSSLNIFSDGIYELVNLSANANEREQGVGDTGAIAAVTDPDPSSDPSASNSDGGNWPEVPVEPGSAPKIYGLSRFLDLLHIFDTKSNTPLTWLPQEVLHQTGQQHFPDDCSLVQVQFDSWL
- the thrS gene encoding threonine--tRNA ligase, with amino-acid sequence MSPSPEQSTVHLPRTSESDRLKRIRHSTSHVLAMAVQTLFPQAQVTIGPWTETGFYYDFDIDQPFSEADLKAIKKEMDKIIRKKLPMVREEVSREEAQTRIAALGEPYKREILDGIQEPITLYHMGDQWWDLCAGPHIDNTSELDPKAIALETVAGAYWRGDETKAQLQRIYGTAWETPEQLAEYKRRKEEALKRDHRRLGKELGLFLFSDPVGPGLPLWTPKGTVLRSTLEDFLKGEQTKRGYLPVVTPHIGRVDLFKVSGHWQNYKDDMFPMMAEDPVAQLAEQGFVLKPMNCPFHIQIYKNELRSYRELPMRLAEFGTVYRYEQSGELGGLTRVRGFTVDDSHLFVTPDQLAAEFLKVVDLILTVFRSLHLTNFKARLSFRDPESDKYIGSDDAWNKAESAIRNAAETLGMQTFEGIGEAAFYGPKLDFIFQDALEREWQLGTVQVDYNLPERFNLEYVAEDGSRQRPVMIHRAPFGSLERLIGILIEEYVGNFPLWMAPVQVRLLPVTEEFRPFVQDVAAQMQALGIRAEVDHSGDRLGKMVRNAEKQKIPVIAVVGAKEVESQALNLRTRTAGELGALPLAECLDRIHRAIGDRALGL
- a CDS encoding glycoside hydrolase family 38 N-terminal domain-containing protein; translation: MGQQENDDQSRGDYRQIEAVCQTLGTLGQMPLQGQWRAWGGKEPGAGGWGSSGTGDVWQQWEPVTVNDRGHIAWDQGRRVLWLGQRITLPAHRWGYDLGGLEAKLALSWWAEAAAIFVDGVLVQEGDLFDCAARVVLTDCCQEGDSFGVMVRLVSPGHDPGALVSSQVQFEAGTHLDPSHTCPEPQFVAQELASLVAYGQRLEPAILGDLQRAIAPVVHRLGSLPLGQGSPVDRSPVDPVSVDPVSVDRPLVDRPRLDQSLMALRQQLQPWGQWLRQRTIYLVGHAHLDLAWLWPVAETWEVAERTFRSVLHLQDQFPELTFGHSSPALFAWLQQHRPALFNRLRSRFDQGRWESIAGLWVEPDLVLSGGEAMVRQVLYGQRYSQEHLGQINRVAWLPDTFGFGWQLPQILRQGGVDYFLTQKLTWNDTNTFPQRLFPWQSPDGTPVWGVMTAPIGRGVDALALATAASDWEKTTGLRGSLWLPGVGDHGGGPSRDMVQTVRRWQRSPLFPRLQWTRLHDYLDRELDSLDPLTPGTPALTAPLGWSVVGDSIAGDGIPGVAIAGESIAGELIAGELIAEELIAGDSIAGESIAGDPIAGESIAGESIAEDPIAGELIAGELIAPPSPNLCRIQPNLSPWQSDLYLELHRGCYTSHGEQKWFNRRCEHDLYAAELWASLATLVVSVPHPSADLEIAWKKVLFNQFHDILPGSSIPEVYDTVNPHWQMALATAHRIETRSLQTLAQAITLPPPPHPAAQPWVVFNALNWRRSQAVTLPQPGGDPGTVYQIHSADGQPCPSQTTPEGDLLFTATVPPLGYHLYWLVPGVEDATPVFSERGSERGSERGSERGSERVPGAVPQTTPEATWDPQTWTLANPYLRVTLDPATGQLAQVWDQQLGRSLLTAAGNHFQFFQDQGQYWDAWNIDPHYQDHPLGEAQLLSLTALETGPVRVRVRAVWQFNQSRICQDYCLEAESAPLRLVTEVDWQETQVLLKVAFPVAVTTDWATTEIACGTMARPTRPRSPQAAAQWEVPVHRWADLSEDPTEADPQASGNSWGISLLNDCKYGYDCQPSQLRLTLLRSPLWPDPHSDRGLHQFTYALYSHGGDWRQGQVVRQGYALNQPLRAVAVDLAVDLAVDPVAVDPVAVDPVAVDPVAVDPVAGTGQGVTLGAMGSLLSVRSLEGESVPAWVPMAFKPKDGDPDTWILRGYDSGGRGDRLTVTGPVPLQWVGLVDGLEQPLDAPASIGATPPHITVQPWQICSLALSVAP
- a CDS encoding DUF2079 domain-containing protein, giving the protein MVSFSGFHILGDHAAFIFYPLALLYRLYADVHWLFAVQAIALGGAAPLVWLLAIQGGLSRSLANTLTLVYLLSPVVFNVNLFDFHSDVIAIPGILGAVLAARSRRIIPFTAWILLILASKAVLSLTLIMVGVWLWCFEQRRICGAIAAGLSTAWFLFSTQVIFPYFTGGEHAAVGRYDYLGDSVLDIGLNLVKNPQIILGHLFQLSSLEYAVLLLIPYVWGLHYRNWVMLIPALPQFVLNLLSDADTQRDLVHQYSVPILPFLVLMVLAALTSDRTWLRRRQLMLGWAVVGFVALAKPGYFWSIYLNQLDTWQATRGAIAAVTTKGGVLTTSNIAPQLSQRSLIRQTLVGQAVEEVDRFDYVVLNGRHPGWGSDQATHQRILDYLVQSNTFEQRYERDEVVVFGRSTPVSTTAAPELGPT
- a CDS encoding DUF2973 domain-containing protein, which translates into the protein MLHLIYLLAFTILAVVALTNLFRNLFAMGSQQRQDPGLNGSNAPRPRQVPHPEFLDDAGNVVNEPLLVMRSVQVEDVRSRLDALYDASPSGLEDSTDEE